The following coding sequences lie in one Desmodus rotundus isolate HL8 chromosome 1, HLdesRot8A.1, whole genome shotgun sequence genomic window:
- the DPH7 gene encoding diphthine methyltransferase isoform X1, translated as MSTFVAVALPLSCGLGTQDSMWVSAFQGELAAAVPQTRVGRLYLYSCNESLSACSLAEIQRRDTSAILDMKWCHVPVAGQALLGVVDAGGYIELFQLVGSEGSTHALRLAASFALDKQCLALSLDWSTGKTGRASGQPLKIISSDSKGQLHLLKVDEAGPGPRAVATWQAHDFEAWVAAFNYWQTEVVYSGGDDGLLKGWDTRTPGTPVFTSKRHSMGVCSMQSSPHRDGVLATGSYDEHVLLWDTRNMGQPFADVPVQGGLWRLKWHPWRGHLLLAACMHGGFRILDCRQAIAFSMSCPVPEEKQDACTVPLSHTLPSSLLYGADWSWLTSCRLPHAQQPAEDEAMGQSPGPLALGCLPAEDGRGGPTLQNGSKGRTSLLPPTEGQPHTPGTRLCDSDRCAGAADVDTSLLATCSFYDHALQLWQWQQASELGRGLVEAVNCVSVCELP; from the exons ATGTCTACATTTGTAGCTGTAGCCTTGCCTCTGAGCTGCGGGCTGGGTACCCAGGACTCCATGTGGGTTTCAGCCTTTCAG GGGGAGCTGGCCGCCGCCGTGCCGCAGACCCGTGTCGGCCGTCTGTACCTGTACAGTTGCAATGAAAGCCTCTCTGCCTGCTCCCTGGCCGAGATCCAGAGGAGAGACACTTCTGCCATCCTGGACATGAAATG GTGCCACGTTCCAGTGGCCGGCCAGGCCCTCTTGGGTGTGGTGGACGCTGGTGGGTACATAGAGCTGTTCCAGCTGGTGGGATCCGAG GGGAGCACACACGCCCTGCGGCTGGCAGCCAGCTTTGCCCTGGACAAGCAGTGTCTGGCCTTGTCGCTGGATTGGTCCACTGGGAAAACTGGAAG GGCCAGTGGCCAGCCCTTGAAAATCATTAGCAGCGACTCCAAGGGGCAGCTGCATCTCCTGAAGGTGGACGAGGCGGGGCCGGGACCGCGGGCTGTGGCTACGTGGCAGGCCCACGACTTCGAGGCCTGGGTTGCGGCTTTCAATTACTGGCAGACGGAGGTCGTGTACTCAG GTGGGGACGATGGCCTTTTGAAAGGCTGGGACACCAGGACACCTGGCACACCTGTGTTCACCAGCAAGAG ACACTCGATGGGCGTGTGCAGCATGCAGAGCAGCCCCCACCGGGATGGCGTCCTGGCCACAGGCAG CTACGATGAGCACGTCTTGCTGTGGGACACTCGGAACATGGGGCAGCCCTTCGCAGACGTGCCCGTGCAGGGCGGCTTGTGGAGGCTCAAGTGGCATCCTTGGCGCGGCCACCTGCTGCTGGCAGCCTGCATGCACGGTGGCTTCCGGATCCTTGACTGCAGGCAGGCCATCG CATTTTCCATGTCCTGTCCCGTCCCAGAGGAGAAGCAGGACGCGTGCACAGTGCCTCTATCCCACACACTGCCCAGCTCGCTGCTGTATGGAGCCGACTGGTCCTGGCTTACCTCCTGCCGTCTGCCACACGCCCAGCAGCCGGCGGAAGACGAGGCCATGGGCCAGTCGCCAGGACCTCTGGCTCTCGGTTGCTTACCAGCAGAAGACGGTCGGGGTGGCCCCACGCTCCAGAATGGAAGTAAGGGAAggacttccctcctcccacccacggAGGGCCAGCCGCATACCCCAGGGACTAGGCTCTGTGACTCCGACCGGTGTGCGGGAGCAGCAGACGTTGACACCAGCCTCCTCGCCACTTGCTCCTTTTATGACCACGCCCTTCAGCTCTGGCAGTGGCAGCAAGCATCGGAGCTGGGGCGGGGCCTGGTTGAAGCCGTaaattgtgtgtctgtgtgtgaactGCCCTGA
- the DPH7 gene encoding diphthine methyltransferase isoform X2, with amino-acid sequence MSTFVAVALPLSCGLGTQDSMWVSAFQGELAAAVPQTRVGRLYLYSCNESLSACSLAEIQRRDTSAILDMKWCHVPVAGQALLGVVDAGGYIELFQLVGSEGSTHALRLAASFALDKQCLALSLDWSTGKTGRASGQPLKIISSDSKGQLHLLKVDEAGPGPRAVATWQAHDFEAWVAAFNYWQTEVVYSGGDDGLLKGWDTRTPGTPVFTSKRHSMGVCSMQSSPHRDGVLATGSYDEHVLLWDTRNMGQPFADVPVQGGLWRLKWHPWRGHLLLAACMHGGFRILDCRQAIEEKQDACTVPLSHTLPSSLLYGADWSWLTSCRLPHAQQPAEDEAMGQSPGPLALGCLPAEDGRGGPTLQNGSKGRTSLLPPTEGQPHTPGTRLCDSDRCAGAADVDTSLLATCSFYDHALQLWQWQQASELGRGLVEAVNCVSVCELP; translated from the exons ATGTCTACATTTGTAGCTGTAGCCTTGCCTCTGAGCTGCGGGCTGGGTACCCAGGACTCCATGTGGGTTTCAGCCTTTCAG GGGGAGCTGGCCGCCGCCGTGCCGCAGACCCGTGTCGGCCGTCTGTACCTGTACAGTTGCAATGAAAGCCTCTCTGCCTGCTCCCTGGCCGAGATCCAGAGGAGAGACACTTCTGCCATCCTGGACATGAAATG GTGCCACGTTCCAGTGGCCGGCCAGGCCCTCTTGGGTGTGGTGGACGCTGGTGGGTACATAGAGCTGTTCCAGCTGGTGGGATCCGAG GGGAGCACACACGCCCTGCGGCTGGCAGCCAGCTTTGCCCTGGACAAGCAGTGTCTGGCCTTGTCGCTGGATTGGTCCACTGGGAAAACTGGAAG GGCCAGTGGCCAGCCCTTGAAAATCATTAGCAGCGACTCCAAGGGGCAGCTGCATCTCCTGAAGGTGGACGAGGCGGGGCCGGGACCGCGGGCTGTGGCTACGTGGCAGGCCCACGACTTCGAGGCCTGGGTTGCGGCTTTCAATTACTGGCAGACGGAGGTCGTGTACTCAG GTGGGGACGATGGCCTTTTGAAAGGCTGGGACACCAGGACACCTGGCACACCTGTGTTCACCAGCAAGAG ACACTCGATGGGCGTGTGCAGCATGCAGAGCAGCCCCCACCGGGATGGCGTCCTGGCCACAGGCAG CTACGATGAGCACGTCTTGCTGTGGGACACTCGGAACATGGGGCAGCCCTTCGCAGACGTGCCCGTGCAGGGCGGCTTGTGGAGGCTCAAGTGGCATCCTTGGCGCGGCCACCTGCTGCTGGCAGCCTGCATGCACGGTGGCTTCCGGATCCTTGACTGCAGGCAGGCCATCG AGGAGAAGCAGGACGCGTGCACAGTGCCTCTATCCCACACACTGCCCAGCTCGCTGCTGTATGGAGCCGACTGGTCCTGGCTTACCTCCTGCCGTCTGCCACACGCCCAGCAGCCGGCGGAAGACGAGGCCATGGGCCAGTCGCCAGGACCTCTGGCTCTCGGTTGCTTACCAGCAGAAGACGGTCGGGGTGGCCCCACGCTCCAGAATGGAAGTAAGGGAAggacttccctcctcccacccacggAGGGCCAGCCGCATACCCCAGGGACTAGGCTCTGTGACTCCGACCGGTGTGCGGGAGCAGCAGACGTTGACACCAGCCTCCTCGCCACTTGCTCCTTTTATGACCACGCCCTTCAGCTCTGGCAGTGGCAGCAAGCATCGGAGCTGGGGCGGGGCCTGGTTGAAGCCGTaaattgtgtgtctgtgtgtgaactGCCCTGA
- the DPH7 gene encoding diphthine methyltransferase isoform X3 — protein MKWCHVPVAGQALLGVVDAGGYIELFQLVGSEGSTHALRLAASFALDKQCLALSLDWSTGKTGRASGQPLKIISSDSKGQLHLLKVDEAGPGPRAVATWQAHDFEAWVAAFNYWQTEVVYSGGDDGLLKGWDTRTPGTPVFTSKRHSMGVCSMQSSPHRDGVLATGSYDEHVLLWDTRNMGQPFADVPVQGGLWRLKWHPWRGHLLLAACMHGGFRILDCRQAIAFSMSCPVPEEKQDACTVPLSHTLPSSLLYGADWSWLTSCRLPHAQQPAEDEAMGQSPGPLALGCLPAEDGRGGPTLQNGSKGRTSLLPPTEGQPHTPGTRLCDSDRCAGAADVDTSLLATCSFYDHALQLWQWQQASELGRGLVEAVNCVSVCELP, from the exons ATGAAATG GTGCCACGTTCCAGTGGCCGGCCAGGCCCTCTTGGGTGTGGTGGACGCTGGTGGGTACATAGAGCTGTTCCAGCTGGTGGGATCCGAG GGGAGCACACACGCCCTGCGGCTGGCAGCCAGCTTTGCCCTGGACAAGCAGTGTCTGGCCTTGTCGCTGGATTGGTCCACTGGGAAAACTGGAAG GGCCAGTGGCCAGCCCTTGAAAATCATTAGCAGCGACTCCAAGGGGCAGCTGCATCTCCTGAAGGTGGACGAGGCGGGGCCGGGACCGCGGGCTGTGGCTACGTGGCAGGCCCACGACTTCGAGGCCTGGGTTGCGGCTTTCAATTACTGGCAGACGGAGGTCGTGTACTCAG GTGGGGACGATGGCCTTTTGAAAGGCTGGGACACCAGGACACCTGGCACACCTGTGTTCACCAGCAAGAG ACACTCGATGGGCGTGTGCAGCATGCAGAGCAGCCCCCACCGGGATGGCGTCCTGGCCACAGGCAG CTACGATGAGCACGTCTTGCTGTGGGACACTCGGAACATGGGGCAGCCCTTCGCAGACGTGCCCGTGCAGGGCGGCTTGTGGAGGCTCAAGTGGCATCCTTGGCGCGGCCACCTGCTGCTGGCAGCCTGCATGCACGGTGGCTTCCGGATCCTTGACTGCAGGCAGGCCATCG CATTTTCCATGTCCTGTCCCGTCCCAGAGGAGAAGCAGGACGCGTGCACAGTGCCTCTATCCCACACACTGCCCAGCTCGCTGCTGTATGGAGCCGACTGGTCCTGGCTTACCTCCTGCCGTCTGCCACACGCCCAGCAGCCGGCGGAAGACGAGGCCATGGGCCAGTCGCCAGGACCTCTGGCTCTCGGTTGCTTACCAGCAGAAGACGGTCGGGGTGGCCCCACGCTCCAGAATGGAAGTAAGGGAAggacttccctcctcccacccacggAGGGCCAGCCGCATACCCCAGGGACTAGGCTCTGTGACTCCGACCGGTGTGCGGGAGCAGCAGACGTTGACACCAGCCTCCTCGCCACTTGCTCCTTTTATGACCACGCCCTTCAGCTCTGGCAGTGGCAGCAAGCATCGGAGCTGGGGCGGGGCCTGGTTGAAGCCGTaaattgtgtgtctgtgtgtgaactGCCCTGA
- the MRPL41 gene encoding large ribosomal subunit protein mL41 produces the protein MGLLSAAARCVVRGADRMSKWTSKRGPRTFHKSRGAKGTGVRTREGKFVLVKEMVPELVVPDLAGFKLKPYVSYRAPAGDDTPLTAARLFQEVVAPAVERDFRAGTFDPERLDKYGFEPTQEGKLFQLYPKNFAR, from the coding sequence atgGGGCTGCTGAGCGCGGCGGCGCGTTGCGTGGTGCGTGGCGCCGACCGGATGAGCAAGTGGACCAGCAAGCGCGGCCCGCGCACCTTTCACAAGAGCCGCGGCGCGAAGGGCACGGGCGTCCGCACCCGCGAGGGCAAGTTCGTGCTGGTCAAGGAGATGGTGCCCGAGCTGGTGGTGCCCGACCTGGCCGGCTTCAAGCTCAAGCCCTACGTGAGCTACCGCGCCCCCGCGGGCGACGACACGCCGCTGACGGCCGCGCGGCTCTTCCAGGAGGTGGTGGCACCCGCCGTGGAGAGGGACTTCCGGGCCGGCACTTTCGACCCCGAGCGCCTGGACAAGTACGGCTTCGAGCCCACGCAGGAGGGCAAGCTCTTCCAGCTGTACCCCAAGAACTTCGCGCGCTAG